Proteins found in one Seonamhaeicola sp. S2-3 genomic segment:
- a CDS encoding CBS domain-containing protein — protein MIRKAPISMIMTEHVITLKKTDDLEKAERLFKQHHIRHIPVVEGKTVIGMLSYTDLLRLSFSDITNEDNSDADAMVYNMFTINQVMKKKVQSVTPSNSIKEVAEIFAEKEFHALPVADNNQLVGIVTTTDLIKYLLKQF, from the coding sequence ATGATACGAAAAGCACCGATTTCAATGATAATGACCGAGCATGTCATAACATTAAAAAAAACAGACGATTTAGAAAAAGCCGAAAGACTATTTAAACAACACCATATAAGACATATTCCTGTTGTAGAGGGTAAAACCGTAATAGGAATGCTAAGTTATACAGATTTACTTCGTTTAAGTTTTTCTGATATAACTAATGAAGATAATAGTGATGCCGATGCTATGGTTTACAATATGTTTACTATTAACCAAGTCATGAAAAAAAAGGTGCAGAGTGTTACTCCTTCAAATTCAATAAAGGAAGTTGCAGAAATTTTTGCCGAAAAAGAATTTCATGCATTACCAGTGGCAGACAATAATCAGTTAGTAGGCATTGTAACAACTACCGATTTAATTAAATACCTTTTAAAGCAATTTTAA
- a CDS encoding hydroxymethylglutaryl-CoA lyase produces the protein MPEQIKIIECPRDAMQGIKQFIPTAKKVQFIQALLRVGFDTIDFGSFVSPKAIPQMVDTAEVLSQLDLSKTTSKLLAIVANVRGAENACKHSEINYLGYPFSISENFQMRNTHKTIAQSVDILNNILELAYKSNKEVVVYISMGFGNPYGDPWNVDIVGEWTEKLNKMGVKILSLSDTIGTSTPESITYLFSNLIPKYTNIEFGAHLHTTPSTWHEKVDAAFNAGCKRFDGAIQGFGGCPMAKDELTGNMPTEKLLSYFTAKHLNSLNALSFESAYNEASKIFNIYF, from the coding sequence ATGCCAGAACAGATTAAAATAATAGAATGCCCTCGTGATGCTATGCAAGGAATAAAACAGTTTATTCCAACAGCTAAAAAAGTACAATTCATTCAGGCATTATTACGTGTTGGCTTTGATACCATAGATTTTGGCAGTTTTGTTTCGCCCAAGGCTATTCCGCAAATGGTAGATACGGCAGAGGTTTTATCGCAATTAGATTTAAGTAAAACCACTAGCAAATTACTAGCTATAGTAGCCAATGTTAGAGGCGCTGAAAATGCTTGTAAGCATTCTGAAATAAATTATTTAGGATATCCGTTTTCTATTTCAGAAAATTTTCAAATGCGTAATACTCATAAAACCATTGCACAATCTGTTGATATATTAAATAACATTTTGGAGTTGGCCTATAAATCTAACAAAGAAGTTGTTGTTTATATTTCTATGGGGTTTGGAAATCCTTACGGCGACCCTTGGAATGTTGATATAGTAGGAGAGTGGACCGAAAAACTAAACAAAATGGGAGTTAAAATTCTATCATTAAGTGATACTATTGGCACTTCAACTCCAGAAAGTATAACCTATTTGTTTTCAAATTTAATTCCAAAATACACAAATATAGAATTTGGTGCTCATTTGCATACTACACCAAGTACATGGCACGAAAAGGTTGATGCTGCTTTTAATGCAGGATGTAAACGTTTTGATGGTGCCATACAGGGCTTTGGCGGATGCCCTATGGCTAAAGATGAACTTACAGGTAATATGCCAACAGAAAAGTTGCTTTCTTATTTTACAGCTAAACACCTTAATTCCTTAAATGCACTTAGTTTTGAAAGTGCTTATAACGAGGCTTCTAAGATTTTTAATATTTACTTCTAG
- a CDS encoding chondroitinase-B domain-containing protein: MKKITIPSQVICGLFLLFITSNVFSQNITYNIDDPEKLRDVIYQPGDVIILKNGTYDTDERMRFLGSGTAENPVTFRAETPGGVIFTGGPRLTIGGETDDDTGEVM, translated from the coding sequence ATGAAAAAAATTACTATACCCTCACAGGTAATATGTGGGTTATTCTTATTGTTTATTACCTCAAATGTCTTTTCTCAAAACATTACTTATAACATTGATGATCCTGAAAAATTACGGGATGTAATCTACCAACCAGGAGATGTTATCATACTAAAAAACGGTACTTATGATACCGATGAACGTATGCGGTTTCTAGGTTCTGGTACAGCTGAAAATCCAGTTACTTTTAGAGCAGAAACACCTGGTGGTGTTATTTTTACTGGAGGTCCAAGATTAACTATTGGTGGTGAAACAGATGATGACACAGGAGAAGTAATGTAG
- a CDS encoding IS3 family transposase (programmed frameshift) produces the protein MKNKEHKRFKRTQRDYNLGFKLALVSEVEKGNYTYKQIQKAYGIQGRSTVLVWLRKYGTLDWSKPNFNNLPKEKETPAQRIKRLERELEDERLKNLLLNTMIDVSDKQFGTSIRKKLLSQPIQIIKQDKQVAIAHSCRLLGISRQAVYQAQKRKEARIKELSKIKSLVLVIRRDMPRLGTRKLYYLLKPEFDKHQIKIGRDALFAYLKTEHLLITPKKNYTKTTNSKHWLKKHPNLLKDIQPNRPEHVFVSDITYIKSREKTHYLSLVTDAYSRKIVGYQLSDDMSAKNVVKAFNMAIKKRDTNNEIIHHSDRGLQYCAFVYQKALRENNVIPSMTDGYDCYQNALAERINGILKQEFLIYKCNNGRELERLIKESIETYNNKRPHLSLNMKTPNFIHNKKPEKLNSQV, from the exons ATGAAAAATAAAGAACACAAGCGATTTAAGCGCACACAACGAGATTACAATTTAGGCTTTAAATTAGCCTTGGTGTCCGAAGTAGAAAAAGGCAACTACACATACAAACAGATTCAAAAAGCTTATGGTATCCAAGGCAGGAGTACCGTTTTGGTATGGTTAAGAAAATATGGTACTTTAGATTGGAGTAAACCAAACTTTAATAATTTGCCTAAAGAAAAAGAAACACCAGCCCAAAGGATAAAGCGTTTAGAACGAGAACTAGAAGATGAGCGATTAAAGAACTTATTGCTCAATACAATGATAGATGTATCAGACAAACAATTTGGTACTTCTATTAGAAAAAAGCTTTTATCCCAAC CAATCCAAATCATCAAACAAGACAAGCAAGTAGCCATTGCGCACTCATGTAGATTGTTAGGGATAAGTAGACAAGCTGTTTATCAAGCTCAAAAACGTAAAGAAGCACGTATCAAAGAACTCTCAAAGATAAAATCCTTAGTACTTGTTATTCGTAGAGATATGCCAAGACTGGGTACACGTAAACTCTACTACTTGCTAAAGCCAGAGTTTGATAAACATCAAATAAAAATAGGGAGAGATGCCTTATTTGCTTATTTAAAAACAGAACATTTATTAATAACACCAAAGAAAAACTATACCAAAACCACAAACTCAAAACATTGGCTTAAAAAGCACCCTAACCTACTAAAAGACATCCAACCTAATAGGCCAGAACATGTGTTTGTAAGTGATATTACCTACATAAAAAGCAGAGAAAAAACACATTATTTATCTTTGGTAACAGATGCTTATAGTAGAAAAATAGTTGGATATCAATTAAGTGATGATATGAGTGCAAAAAATGTAGTCAAAGCTTTTAATATGGCCATAAAGAAAAGAGATACAAATAATGAAATTATCCATCATTCTGATCGTGGACTACAGTATTGTGCTTTTGTCTATCAAAAGGCTTTAAGGGAAAACAACGTAATACCATCAATGACAGATGGTTATGATTGCTACCAAAACGCATTAGCAGAGCGCATTAATGGAATTTTAAAACAAGAGTTCTTAATTTATAAGTGCAATAATGGAAGAGAGCTTGAACGGTTAATCAAAGAATCTATAGAAACTTATAACAATAAAAGACCGCATTTGAGCCTTAACATGAAAACACCTAACTTTATACACAACAAAAAACCTGAGAAGTTAAATTCTCAGGTTTAA
- a CDS encoding outer membrane beta-barrel protein: MKTLLPLLFLLFSVSIFAQRFTLEGIVKDKNDITLEAATVYLQDVKDSVVVAYGITNKDGKFSIRVNAETSSSILFNIGYLGYKPYSKEIQVPKTDILDVGFIILEEEIEQLNSISIIARTPPVVIKKDTIEYNADSFKTLPNDRAEDLLKKLPGVEIDTDGNITVNGIEVEAVNVDGMRFFGEKSGDIALKNLPSNVISKVQVTDYKTDRQKFTGEESDSGTKEINLKIKKGKNTAFFGDVNLGYGTDEKYQANANLFQLISGKQIGLISGTNNINMKRGFNALPNARSSKGYIESDFLGANYSKGKWNETRVNGNYNFNANNEDHESRRYRENFLPDLNYITETESNSSSDTDSHNGRMDVQLIIPSKNKLSRARVRLSNDFEFNSSTSDNFSQSSTTSKSVDDDLISDYFSNSTSTSTNNQFKNSFRVTSSSGKGIDFFSVALNTTFNNSNSEANNFSENVLYEKDETITQDQIQDTDNLNSNINLNAIWVKELFPNFRIMPKYNATVNHNKNEKYVYDFDEDDADYTSFNDVQSFESKYITTTLKPALRLRYEYKDIRFEVEGAYTNTYRKFTDELINERNFNADFDFFTYSGRIRYRDKNGYKRIDLRYGQSVDLPSSSQLQPVEDVSNITHIKVGNPLLNPEVNHSLRFEYQNNLAYNNINITGSAKADFVNDKIINSTLTNEDLIKYTTYTNIDGDYSLSGNTAISKSYYSKKTNLNLNFRFSASYKNNISLQNGVKFTAKNTTLKPSFSFRYAYDSKLDLTATYSYSTNHTIFDTDAFSDTDYFVQNLRFEASVFFLKNAFFSNKVAYNYNSRVGDEFDGDAVFWNAGLGVQLWNNKATLTLVGYDILDMNNGFSRSVTETYIQDIENKILKQYFMATFVYKFGRIAGQNMNIRSDRGSRRGGYGGRSGRGR, translated from the coding sequence TTGAAAACATTACTACCACTACTGTTTCTATTATTTTCAGTATCAATATTTGCTCAAAGATTTACCCTAGAAGGTATTGTAAAAGATAAAAATGACATTACTTTAGAAGCCGCAACAGTTTATTTACAAGACGTTAAAGATAGTGTTGTTGTAGCCTACGGAATTACCAATAAAGATGGTAAATTTTCTATAAGAGTAAATGCCGAAACATCTTCTTCAATTTTATTTAATATTGGGTATTTAGGCTATAAACCATACTCTAAAGAAATACAAGTTCCTAAAACAGATATATTAGATGTTGGATTTATTATTCTAGAAGAAGAAATAGAACAACTAAATTCCATTTCAATTATAGCAAGAACGCCTCCTGTAGTTATAAAAAAAGATACCATAGAATATAATGCCGATAGTTTTAAAACTTTACCTAATGATAGAGCAGAAGATTTATTAAAAAAATTACCAGGAGTAGAAATTGATACAGATGGTAATATAACCGTTAATGGTATTGAAGTAGAGGCTGTTAATGTAGATGGTATGCGCTTTTTTGGTGAAAAAAGTGGAGATATAGCCTTAAAAAACTTACCAAGTAATGTGATTAGTAAAGTACAGGTAACCGATTATAAAACCGATAGGCAAAAATTTACTGGCGAAGAATCTGATTCTGGAACTAAAGAAATTAATTTAAAAATTAAAAAAGGTAAGAATACTGCTTTTTTTGGTGATGTTAATCTTGGTTATGGAACCGATGAAAAATACCAAGCCAACGCAAATTTATTTCAGTTAATTTCAGGTAAACAAATAGGTTTAATTTCAGGCACTAATAATATTAATATGAAAAGAGGCTTTAATGCCTTACCAAATGCACGTTCTAGCAAAGGCTATATAGAATCAGATTTTTTAGGTGCCAATTACTCTAAAGGTAAATGGAATGAAACCAGAGTAAACGGTAATTATAACTTTAATGCTAATAATGAAGACCATGAAAGCAGAAGGTATAGAGAAAACTTTTTACCCGATTTAAATTATATAACAGAAACAGAAAGTAACAGTAGTAGTGATACCGATAGCCATAACGGAAGAATGGATGTACAACTAATAATTCCATCAAAAAATAAACTATCAAGAGCTAGAGTACGATTGTCAAATGATTTTGAGTTTAATAGTAGTACATCTGATAATTTTTCGCAATCTAGTACAACTTCAAAATCTGTTGATGATGATTTAATAAGCGATTACTTTTCAAATAGTACATCAACATCTACAAACAACCAATTTAAAAATAGTTTTAGAGTTACTTCAAGCTCAGGTAAAGGAATTGATTTTTTTAGTGTTGCATTAAACACAACATTTAATAACTCTAATTCTGAAGCTAATAACTTTTCAGAAAATGTTCTGTATGAAAAAGATGAAACCATTACACAAGATCAAATTCAAGATACAGACAATCTTAACTCTAATATAAATTTAAATGCTATTTGGGTAAAAGAATTATTTCCTAATTTCAGGATAATGCCAAAGTATAACGCTACGGTAAACCATAATAAAAACGAAAAATACGTTTATGATTTTGATGAAGATGATGCCGATTATACTAGTTTTAATGATGTGCAAAGTTTTGAAAGTAAATACATTACAACAACTTTAAAACCAGCTTTAAGGCTAAGGTATGAATACAAAGATATACGCTTTGAGGTAGAAGGGGCTTACACCAATACATACAGAAAATTTACTGATGAGTTAATTAATGAACGTAATTTCAATGCAGATTTTGATTTTTTCACCTATTCAGGAAGAATACGTTATAGAGATAAAAATGGGTATAAAAGAATAGATTTAAGGTATGGACAAAGTGTAGATTTACCATCTTCATCCCAACTGCAACCCGTTGAAGATGTTAGTAATATTACCCACATTAAAGTTGGGAATCCTTTGTTAAACCCAGAAGTAAATCATTCTTTAAGATTTGAGTACCAAAATAATTTAGCGTATAATAACATTAATATAACTGGTAGTGCCAAAGCAGATTTTGTTAATGATAAAATAATTAATTCTACATTAACTAATGAAGATTTAATAAAGTACACTACTTATACCAATATTGATGGCGATTATTCTTTATCTGGAAATACAGCAATTTCTAAATCTTATTACAGTAAAAAAACAAACCTCAATTTAAATTTCAGATTTTCTGCTAGCTATAAAAACAACATCTCTTTACAAAATGGAGTAAAATTTACAGCTAAAAATACCACTTTAAAACCATCGTTTTCTTTTAGATATGCCTATGATAGTAAATTAGATTTAACAGCCACTTATAGCTATTCTACAAACCACACAATTTTTGATACAGATGCCTTTAGCGATACAGATTATTTTGTTCAAAATTTAAGATTTGAAGCCTCGGTATTTTTCTTAAAAAATGCATTTTTCTCAAATAAAGTAGCCTATAACTATAACAGTAGGGTTGGTGATGAATTTGATGGAGATGCCGTATTTTGGAATGCAGGTTTAGGAGTACAACTATGGAATAATAAAGCTACATTAACTCTTGTTGGGTATGATATTTTAGATATGAATAATGGCTTTAGTAGATCTGTTACAGAAACCTATATTCAAGACATTGAAAACAAAATTTTAAAGCAATATTTCATGGCAACTTTTGTTTACAAGTTTGGTAGAATTGCAGGTCAAAACATGAACATAAGAAGCGATAGAGGCAGCCGTAGAGGAGGTTATGGAGGGCGTTCTGGTCGTGGTAGATAA
- a CDS encoding FadR/GntR family transcriptional regulator: MKIEAISLGDNKEIQNQIIANIRDLINYKNLEPGDKLPSERMLAEKFGVTRSNVRDAIQKLEFYGLLKSIPQSGTFVENIGVIALNGMIEYILDLEEPDFKSLVETRILLELKTVRLASLRRTDKDLKKIKESLDAYETKVLSGKDAVQEDLLFHLAIAKASGNSSINALMLSITPKIIVNFNKYHVCDKNQAFIGIQEHKDIYEAIETQKPALAKEKMKVHFKALYQYCYNVQ, encoded by the coding sequence ATGAAAATAGAAGCAATTTCTTTAGGTGATAATAAAGAAATACAAAACCAAATAATCGCCAATATTAGAGATTTAATAAATTATAAAAACCTTGAGCCAGGTGATAAATTGCCATCTGAAAGGATGTTAGCCGAAAAATTTGGGGTTACAAGAAGTAATGTACGTGATGCAATACAAAAATTAGAGTTTTATGGACTTTTAAAATCTATTCCACAAAGCGGAACTTTTGTTGAGAACATTGGGGTTATTGCCTTAAATGGTATGATTGAGTATATCTTAGATTTAGAAGAACCAGATTTTAAATCGTTGGTAGAAACCAGAATTTTGTTAGAGCTTAAAACAGTACGTTTAGCTTCATTAAGAAGAACAGATAAAGATTTAAAAAAAATTAAAGAATCTTTAGATGCTTATGAAACTAAAGTGTTATCAGGTAAAGATGCTGTTCAAGAAGATTTATTATTTCATCTAGCTATTGCAAAAGCAAGTGGAAATAGTTCTATAAATGCATTGATGTTAAGTATAACACCAAAAATTATAGTCAATTTTAATAAATATCACGTTTGCGATAAAAACCAAGCCTTTATTGGTATTCAAGAACATAAAGATATATATGAAGCTATTGAAACCCAAAAACCTGCCTTAGCTAAAGAAAAAATGAAAGTTCATTTTAAAGCACTGTACCAATACTGCTATAATGTTCAATAA
- a CDS encoding SDR family oxidoreductase, whose protein sequence is MPIYLIDVYGFNVKEVGMFLWEPYVGAVIGSIAGGYVSEKIIAKTNFNRQKKKNNILLGRLGQPEEVASVISFLVSDDAAFLTV, encoded by the coding sequence ATGCCAATTTATCTAATTGATGTTTATGGATTCAATGTAAAAGAAGTTGGTATGTTTTTGTGGGAGCCATATGTAGGAGCTGTAATAGGTAGTATTGCTGGAGGTTACGTGTCTGAAAAAATAATAGCAAAAACAAACTTCAATAGACAAAAGAAGAAAAACAACATTTTATTAGGTAGGTTAGGGCAACCAGAAGAAGTAGCTTCAGTTATTTCATTCTTAGTTAGCGATGACGCTGCATTTTTAACTGTATAA
- the rpe gene encoding ribulose-phosphate 3-epimerase gives MSSKLIAPSILAADFANLQRDIEMVNASDADWFHIDIMDGVFVPNISFGMPVLEAINKHAKKTIDVHLMIVDPDRYIKTFANLGSHVLTVHYEACTHLHRTLQAIKAEGMKAGVALNPHTNVSLLEDIINDIDLVCLMSVNPGFGGQSFIENTYNKIVQLKEIITRKGASTLIEIDGGVTNKNAKQLVDAGADVLVAGSYVFKSDNQTNTIKDLKALANS, from the coding sequence ATGAGTTCTAAATTAATTGCTCCTTCAATTTTAGCTGCAGATTTTGCAAATCTTCAACGTGATATAGAAATGGTTAATGCAAGTGATGCAGATTGGTTCCATATTGATATTATGGATGGTGTATTTGTTCCTAATATTTCTTTTGGAATGCCTGTTTTAGAAGCCATTAATAAACATGCTAAAAAAACAATAGATGTACACTTAATGATAGTAGACCCTGATAGGTACATTAAAACATTTGCCAATTTAGGAAGTCATGTTTTAACCGTACACTATGAAGCTTGCACGCATTTACACCGTACGCTTCAAGCTATAAAAGCTGAAGGAATGAAAGCTGGTGTTGCTCTAAATCCGCATACCAATGTTAGTTTATTAGAAGACATTATTAATGATATTGATTTGGTATGCTTAATGAGTGTAAACCCTGGTTTTGGCGGTCAAAGTTTTATTGAAAACACCTACAACAAAATTGTTCAGTTAAAAGAAATAATAACACGTAAAGGTGCTTCTACACTTATTGAAATTGATGGTGGTGTTACTAACAAAAATGCAAAACAACTAGTTGATGCCGGAGCCGATGTTTTGGTTGCTGGTAGCTATGTTTTTAAAAGCGATAATCAAACCAATACTATTAAAGACTTAAAAGCTTTGGCAAACTCTTAA
- a CDS encoding BLUF domain-containing protein: MIKTICYISDSVEHKSIEKLKKLYQKAQKNNHKLNITGVLIYKNKNFLQVLEGDISSVNTTFEKIKFDKRHRNIFEVINTTTDVRIFQDYNFGFTIIDNQESIKNLYEYLEWLKVAENQLANEVITMVENFLDKL, encoded by the coding sequence ATGATTAAAACCATATGCTATATAAGTGATTCTGTTGAACATAAATCTATAGAAAAATTAAAAAAGCTTTATCAAAAAGCTCAAAAAAACAACCATAAACTCAATATTACTGGCGTATTAATCTATAAAAACAAAAACTTCCTACAAGTTTTAGAAGGAGACATTAGTTCTGTAAATACAACCTTTGAAAAAATAAAATTTGACAAAAGGCATAGAAATATTTTTGAAGTAATAAATACTACAACTGACGTTCGAATTTTTCAGGATTATAATTTTGGTTTTACAATTATAGATAATCAAGAAAGCATTAAAAATCTATATGAATATTTAGAATGGCTAAAAGTTGCTGAAAATCAATTAGCTAATGAAGTTATTACAATGGTTGAAAATTTTCTTGACAAGTTATAA
- a CDS encoding transposase: protein MYKNDKVIRRYSEPFKLKILDELSKGKHTKSELCKLYSIAPTTVNEWIKKYNRKDLMNTRVKVETKDEISRIKALQKEIEQLKKLLLKKDLDALVLDSYLEVAAEDLGYKSVAELKKKLSIKP from the coding sequence ATGTACAAAAATGACAAAGTAATCAGACGGTATTCAGAACCCTTTAAACTAAAAATTCTAGATGAACTTAGTAAAGGTAAACACACAAAGAGCGAACTTTGTAAACTCTACTCTATTGCTCCTACAACAGTCAATGAGTGGATTAAAAAGTATAATCGTAAAGATTTAATGAACACCAGAGTAAAAGTGGAAACCAAAGACGAAATATCACGAATTAAAGCACTCCAAAAAGAAATAGAACAGCTTAAAAAACTGTTGCTTAAAAAAGATCTCGATGCCTTGGTATTAGATTCTTACCTAGAAGTAGCAGCTGAGGATCTAGGCTATAAATCTGTGGCTGAACTAAAAAAAAAGTTAAGCATAAAGCCTTAA
- the guaB gene encoding IMP dehydrogenase, whose amino-acid sequence MTAHQNKIVGEGLTYDDVLLVPAFSEVLPREVNIQTKFTRNITINVPIISAAMDTVTESKMAIAMAQEGGIGVLHKNMTIEAQATKVRRVKRAESGMIIDPVTLPLNAVVADAKRAMAEHSIGGIPIVAKDGTLKGIVTNRDLRFEHKNEKPIVEVMTGENLITAPIGTSLSDAEIILQEHKIEKLLIVDDNYKLSGLITFRDITKVTQKPIANKDGYGRLRVAAALGVTADAVERAEALVEAGVDAVVIDTAHGHTKGVVAVLKEIKQKFPQLDVVVGNIATGAAAKYLVEAGADAVKVGIGPGSICTTRVVAGVGFPQFSAVLEVAAAIKGSGVPVIADGGIRYTGDIPKAIAAGADSVMLGSLLAGTKESPGETIIYEGRKFKSYRGMGSVEAMKQGSKDRYFQDVEDDIKKLVPEGIVGRVPYKGDLYESIHQFIGGLRAGMGYCGAKDIETLKENGQFVKITASGINESHPHDVTITKESPNYSR is encoded by the coding sequence ATGACTGCACATCAAAACAAGATAGTAGGAGAAGGCTTAACCTACGATGACGTCCTTTTAGTTCCAGCATTTTCTGAAGTTCTTCCACGCGAAGTCAATATTCAAACCAAATTCACTCGTAACATCACCATTAATGTGCCTATTATTTCGGCAGCTATGGATACTGTTACCGAAAGTAAAATGGCTATTGCCATGGCCCAAGAAGGTGGTATTGGGGTACTTCATAAAAATATGACTATTGAGGCTCAAGCCACTAAGGTAAGACGTGTTAAACGTGCCGAAAGTGGTATGATAATAGATCCTGTTACATTGCCGCTTAATGCTGTTGTAGCAGACGCTAAACGTGCTATGGCAGAACACAGTATTGGAGGTATTCCTATTGTTGCTAAAGACGGTACTTTAAAAGGTATAGTTACCAATCGAGATTTACGTTTTGAGCATAAAAATGAAAAACCAATTGTAGAGGTAATGACAGGCGAAAACCTAATTACAGCTCCTATTGGTACATCATTATCCGATGCAGAAATTATTCTTCAAGAGCATAAAATTGAAAAACTACTTATAGTAGATGATAATTATAAACTATCCGGATTAATTACCTTTAGAGATATTACCAAAGTAACTCAGAAACCCATTGCTAACAAAGATGGATATGGGCGTTTACGTGTAGCGGCAGCTTTAGGTGTTACTGCTGATGCTGTAGAACGTGCCGAAGCTTTAGTTGAAGCAGGTGTTGATGCAGTTGTAATAGATACTGCTCATGGGCATACCAAAGGGGTGGTAGCTGTGTTAAAAGAAATAAAACAAAAATTTCCACAACTTGACGTTGTTGTTGGAAATATTGCCACAGGTGCAGCAGCAAAATATTTGGTTGAAGCTGGAGCAGATGCCGTAAAAGTAGGTATTGGTCCAGGTTCTATTTGTACTACGCGTGTAGTAGCGGGAGTTGGGTTCCCACAGTTTTCGGCTGTTTTAGAAGTTGCTGCAGCCATTAAAGGCTCTGGTGTTCCAGTAATTGCAGACGGAGGTATTCGTTATACGGGCGATATTCCTAAAGCTATTGCTGCTGGTGCAGATTCTGTAATGCTTGGTTCGCTTTTAGCAGGAACTAAAGAATCTCCAGGAGAAACCATAATTTATGAAGGGAGAAAATTTAAATCTTATAGAGGAATGGGGTCTGTAGAAGCCATGAAACAAGGTAGTAAAGACCGCTATTTTCAAGATGTTGAAGATGATATTAAAAAATTAGTTCCAGAAGGTATTGTAGGGCGTGTGCCTTACAAAGGTGATTTGTATGAAAGTATTCATCAATTTATTGGTGGATTAAGAGCTGGTATGGGATACTGTGGCGCTAAAGATATTGAGACTTTAAAAGAAAACGGCCAATTTGTTAAAATTACTGCAAGTGGTATTAATGAAAGTCATCCGCATGATGTTACCATTACTAAAGAGTCTCCAAATTATTCTAGATAA
- a CDS encoding PKD domain-containing protein: MQPNTLFTTSTSADDNLTVVFRSYSTDAVSYLWDFGDSNISTEVNPSHTYAAAGTYNK, translated from the coding sequence ATTCAGCCTAATACGTTATTTACAACAAGTACTAGTGCAGATGATAATTTAACAGTAGTATTTAGAAGTTATTCTACCGATGCCGTATCGTATTTGTGGGATTTTGGAGATAGCAACATTTCAACAGAGGTTAATCCATCACACACATATGCTGCAGCAGGTACTTATAATAAGTAA
- a CDS encoding spondin domain-containing protein encodes MKKITLVLIFSALSFNFLFSQSVASYDIVFESIWDSVTNDPIHGCSTINLPNNAHWSTLVGATHATNNTFLEIGQIATAGVESVAETGDYTSFETEVTLNPNADQFINGGDLNAAKGTVTINNLQVNENYPLLTLISMIAPTPDWFITLNSFDLRNGGTWVTSASIDLFPYDAGTEEGSGYSTTNPDTTPKNVITGLINTTPFNNKKIGSITITLKSVLNNVEFNLNDAEIYPNPAQDNITVTTPKHIKLKTIEIYNVIGNLNKNIIIKESQHPLKINVSNLNTGFYLVKLNTKDNKSLTKKLIIN; translated from the coding sequence ATGAAAAAAATTACTTTGGTTCTAATATTTTCCGCTTTAAGTTTCAATTTTTTGTTCAGCCAAAGTGTTGCTTCATATGATATTGTTTTTGAAAGTATTTGGGATTCTGTAACAAACGACCCAATACATGGATGTAGTACCATTAATTTACCCAATAATGCCCATTGGTCTACTTTAGTAGGTGCTACACATGCTACCAATAATACCTTTTTAGAAATTGGACAAATAGCTACTGCCGGAGTAGAATCTGTTGCCGAAACCGGAGATTATACATCTTTTGAAACTGAAGTTACATTAAACCCAAATGCAGACCAATTTATTAATGGTGGTGATTTAAATGCTGCTAAAGGCACTGTAACCATTAATAATTTACAAGTAAATGAAAATTACCCTTTGCTTACACTTATTTCTATGATAGCTCCAACTCCAGATTGGTTTATTACACTTAATAGCTTTGATTTAAGAAATGGTGGTACATGGGTTACTTCTGCTTCAATAGATTTATTTCCGTATGATGCGGGTACTGAAGAGGGTTCTGGATATTCTACTACCAATCCTGATACCACCCCAAAAAATGTTATCACTGGCTTAATAAACACAACGCCTTTTAATAATAAAAAAATAGGCTCCATTACAATAACCTTAAAATCAGTTTTAAATAATGTGGAATTTAATTTAAACGATGCTGAAATTTACCCAAATCCTGCACAGGATAATATTACGGTAACTACTCCAAAACATATTAAATTGAAGACTATAGAAATTTACAACGTAATTGGAAATCTTAATAAAAACATCATAATTAAAGAAAGCCAACACCCTTTAAAAATTAACGTATCAAATTTAAATACAGGCTTTTACTTAGTAAAACTAAACACAAAAGACAATAAAAGTTTAACCAAAAAACTGATTATTAATTAA